The following proteins come from a genomic window of Lachnoclostridium phytofermentans ISDg:
- a CDS encoding cytochrome P450, with protein sequence MAFIKAVGDIMLAKSPSGALSPYYYKGGYFHGIHYGSYFDDMDALFTMMEKEEHFILNSPQMRRILIDLYETNLSKPALEKMIHHIEQISPRIIKLAITSDKKSLNSIRKAIKKASILGSGQLYLCTDMEEGKTWLVSDGIL encoded by the coding sequence ATGGCTTTTATAAAAGCTGTAGGTGATATTATGCTAGCAAAATCTCCAAGTGGAGCTTTAAGTCCATATTACTATAAAGGTGGTTACTTTCACGGGATACATTATGGTAGTTATTTTGATGATATGGATGCCTTGTTTACTATGATGGAAAAAGAAGAGCATTTCATCTTAAATTCACCCCAGATGAGAAGAATTTTAATCGATTTATATGAAACGAACTTATCCAAACCAGCATTAGAAAAGATGATCCATCATATCGAACAGATAAGTCCTAGGATTATAAAACTTGCAATTACAAGCGATAAAAAGAGTTTAAATAGTATTCGTAAAGCAATAAAAAAAGCCAGTATATTAGGATCTGGTCAACTTTACTTATGTACAGATATGGAAGAAGGTAAAACATGGTTGGTCAGTGATGGTATTCTATAG
- the efp gene encoding elongation factor P, protein MISAGDFRNGLTLEIDNAVYQVIEFQHVKPGKGAAFVRTKLRDIKNGGLTERTFRPQEKYPQAHIERSDMQYLYSDGELYNFMNVETFDQIALNDEAVGDSLKFVKENDMVKMLSHQGNVFAIEPPLFVELVIVDTEPGFKGDTAQGATKPAKVETGATVYVPLFVNQGDKISIDTRTGDYMKRV, encoded by the coding sequence ATGATATCAGCAGGCGATTTTAGAAATGGCCTAACATTAGAGATTGATAATGCAGTTTATCAGGTTATTGAGTTCCAGCACGTAAAACCAGGAAAGGGTGCAGCGTTTGTTAGAACCAAATTAAGAGATATTAAAAACGGTGGTTTAACTGAAAGAACATTCCGTCCACAAGAAAAATATCCACAAGCTCATATTGAAAGAAGTGATATGCAGTATTTATATTCTGACGGTGAGTTATATAACTTTATGAATGTTGAAACATTTGATCAGATCGCTTTAAATGATGAAGCAGTCGGTGATTCCTTAAAATTTGTTAAGGAAAACGATATGGTTAAGATGCTTTCTCATCAAGGCAACGTATTCGCTATCGAGCCTCCACTATTTGTTGAGCTTGTAATCGTTGATACAGAACCAGGCTTTAAAGGTGATACAGCTCAGGGTGCTACAAAGCCTGCTAAAGTTGAGACAGGTGCAACTGTTTACGTTCCATTATTCGTTAACCAGGGAGATAAGATTTCTATCGATACAAGAACTGGCGACTACATGAAGCGTGTATAA
- a CDS encoding M24 family metallopeptidase: protein MIQKVLDIIKGLQCDAILISNRHSVRYITGYRGDTGYAYISQNRKIIFTDFRYIYQAQAEAVGYEVIDIANDGYAKTIAKVVVEENNKSLGFEEEEVSFAEYSKLKKELEDVTLIPYHGELASLRMVKTSEELSFLKEAEHIGDITFSKILDEIKPGVTEIEIAAKLEYIMKTNGAEGISFDPIVASGLNSSMPHAVPSRKKIEKGDLLTLDFGCKYNGYCSDMTRTIVVGKASEKQKEIYQTVLEAQMAVLNQVKAGMVGRDIDKIARDIIYKAGYEGCFGHGLGHSVGLFIHESPRASLKSEDIVLENMTLTVEPGIYVKDFGGVRIEDMIVLTKDGCINFTNSPKELIEL from the coding sequence ATGATACAAAAAGTTTTAGATATTATAAAAGGGCTACAATGTGATGCCATTTTAATTTCCAATCGCCATAGCGTACGTTATATTACAGGGTACCGAGGCGATACTGGATATGCGTATATATCACAGAATAGAAAAATAATATTCACTGATTTTCGTTATATTTATCAAGCTCAGGCAGAGGCTGTGGGATATGAAGTTATTGATATTGCAAATGATGGATATGCGAAAACTATCGCAAAGGTAGTAGTGGAAGAAAATAATAAATCTCTAGGTTTTGAAGAAGAGGAAGTTTCTTTTGCTGAGTATTCAAAGCTGAAGAAAGAGTTAGAGGATGTTACACTAATTCCTTATCATGGAGAACTTGCAAGCTTACGTATGGTTAAAACTTCGGAAGAATTATCTTTCTTAAAAGAAGCAGAACATATTGGTGATATCACCTTTTCTAAAATTCTTGATGAGATTAAGCCTGGTGTAACGGAGATTGAGATAGCAGCGAAATTAGAGTATATTATGAAAACAAATGGTGCAGAAGGGATATCCTTTGATCCAATTGTAGCTTCTGGCCTCAATTCTTCTATGCCTCATGCAGTACCTTCTAGAAAGAAAATCGAAAAGGGTGATTTATTAACTCTTGATTTTGGATGTAAATACAATGGTTATTGTTCTGATATGACAAGAACGATTGTTGTTGGAAAAGCAAGTGAGAAACAAAAAGAGATCTATCAAACTGTACTAGAAGCACAGATGGCAGTATTAAACCAAGTGAAAGCAGGAATGGTAGGTCGTGATATCGATAAAATAGCAAGAGATATCATATATAAAGCAGGATATGAAGGTTGTTTTGGGCACGGACTAGGTCATAGTGTTGGATTATTTATTCATGAATCACCACGAGCAAGTCTTAAGTCTGAAGACATTGTACTAGAAAATATGACATTAACTGTAGAACCTGGTATTTATGTGAAGGATTTTGGCGGTGTGCGTATCGAAGACATGATCGTATTAACAAAGGATGGTTGTATTAATTTCACTAATTCACCAAAGGAACTTATTGAGCTATAA
- the aroQ gene encoding type II 3-dehydroquinate dehydratase yields MKILVINGPNINFLGIREKAIYGKEDYPYLLSLLEGKAKKEGIEIVTFQSNGEGEIIDRIQEAYSDQTDAIIINPGAYTHYSYAIRDALASIEIPKIEVHISNVHKREEFRHVSVTAPVCTGQIVGLGLQGYLLAIDAIISMNIG; encoded by the coding sequence ATGAAGATTTTAGTAATCAACGGTCCGAACATTAATTTCTTAGGAATAAGAGAAAAAGCCATCTATGGGAAAGAGGATTATCCTTATTTGCTTTCTTTACTTGAGGGAAAGGCGAAAAAAGAAGGAATTGAGATTGTAACTTTCCAAAGTAATGGGGAAGGTGAAATCATAGACCGAATTCAGGAAGCATATTCGGATCAAACGGATGCGATTATAATAAATCCAGGTGCATATACCCATTATAGTTATGCAATTCGTGACGCTCTAGCCTCTATTGAAATACCCAAAATAGAAGTACATATCTCCAATGTACATAAACGAGAAGAGTTTCGCCATGTATCCGTAACAGCTCCTGTGTGTACTGGTCAGATTGTTGGACTAGGTTTGCAAGGGTACTTATTAGCCATAGATGCCATAATTTCCATGAACATCGGTTAA
- a CDS encoding shikimate kinase encodes MKKNNIILIGFMGTGKSSVGTCLANTLSMKFMDTDNEIEKRSQMTISEMFKSKGEEVFRLMETNLLREYQETLNQTVLSTGGGMPLRAENVSLLREIGFVIFLKTSKEVTYQRLKNDTTRPLLQCEDPLGAIEQMLKIRVPIYEACADMVLETKDRSIDRIVQEIISIRQNFA; translated from the coding sequence ATGAAAAAGAATAATATCATACTAATTGGTTTTATGGGAACTGGAAAAAGCAGTGTTGGTACTTGCTTAGCGAATACCTTATCTATGAAGTTTATGGATACTGATAATGAAATTGAAAAACGCAGTCAGATGACGATTTCCGAAATGTTTAAAAGCAAGGGTGAAGAAGTCTTTCGTTTGATGGAAACGAATTTACTTAGAGAGTATCAAGAAACTCTGAATCAAACTGTTTTATCAACTGGTGGGGGCATGCCACTACGCGCAGAGAACGTAAGTTTACTTCGTGAAATAGGATTTGTTATATTTTTAAAAACTTCGAAGGAGGTGACGTATCAGAGACTTAAAAATGATACGACAAGACCTTTGCTTCAGTGTGAAGATCCACTTGGTGCAATCGAACAGATGCTAAAGATACGGGTTCCAATCTATGAGGCTTGTGCTGATATGGTTCTGGAAACTAAAGATAGATCAATCGATAGGATAGTGCAAGAAATTATATCAATCAGGCAGAACTTTGCGTAA
- a CDS encoding YqeG family HAD IIIA-type phosphatase, translating to MFQKFYPTEYVESSYEIDYEKLYKNGYRGIIFDIDNTLVEHGADASERAVALIKRLKKIGFEVCLISNNKEDRVKRFNQDIKIKYIFNAHKPSIKNYLKAMEYMNTNKSNTIFVGDQIFTDVYGANRAGITSYLVKPIGKKEEIQIVIKRLLERIVLSFYRRKQAKQKKRS from the coding sequence ATGTTTCAAAAATTTTATCCAACCGAATACGTAGAGTCATCCTATGAAATCGATTATGAAAAATTATATAAGAATGGTTATCGGGGAATTATCTTTGATATCGATAACACTCTAGTGGAGCATGGTGCTGATGCTAGTGAACGTGCAGTAGCGTTAATTAAGAGATTAAAAAAGATAGGGTTTGAAGTATGCTTGATTTCTAATAATAAAGAAGATCGTGTAAAACGGTTCAATCAAGATATTAAGATAAAGTATATTTTTAATGCTCACAAACCTTCGATAAAAAACTATTTGAAAGCAATGGAATATATGAATACTAACAAATCAAATACGATTTTTGTTGGTGATCAGATATTTACAGATGTTTATGGCGCAAACCGCGCGGGTATAACGAGTTATCTTGTAAAGCCAATTGGAAAAAAGGAAGAAATACAAATAGTTATAAAACGTCTATTAGAACGTATTGTTTTAAGCTTTTATCGTAGAAAGCAAGCAAAGCAAAAAAAACGTTCATGA
- a CDS encoding gluconate 5-dehydrogenase, with translation MDFSKKFSLEGKIALVTGASYGIGFAIASAYAEAGATIVFNDIKQELVDNGIAAYKEAGITAHGYVCDVTNEDQVNAMVAQIEKEVGVIDILVNNAGIIKRIPMIEMTAAEFRQVIDVDLNAPFIMAKAVIPSMIKKGHGKIINICSMMSELGRETVSAYAAAKGGLKMLTKNIASEYGEFNIQCNGIGPGYIATPQTAPLREDGHPFNNFIISKTPAARWGEPEDLAGPSVFLASDASDFVNGHILYVDGGILAYIGKQPK, from the coding sequence ATGGATTTTTCAAAGAAATTTTCCCTTGAAGGTAAAATCGCTTTAGTAACCGGTGCTTCTTATGGTATCGGATTTGCTATTGCTAGCGCATATGCAGAAGCTGGCGCTACTATAGTTTTCAACGATATCAAGCAGGAATTAGTAGACAACGGAATCGCTGCTTACAAAGAAGCTGGTATCACTGCTCACGGCTATGTTTGTGACGTAACAAACGAAGATCAAGTAAATGCAATGGTCGCTCAGATCGAGAAGGAAGTTGGCGTTATCGACATCTTAGTTAACAATGCAGGTATTATCAAGCGTATCCCTATGATTGAAATGACAGCTGCTGAATTCAGACAAGTTATCGATGTAGATTTAAATGCTCCTTTCATCATGGCTAAAGCTGTTATTCCTAGCATGATTAAGAAGGGTCATGGAAAGATTATCAACATCTGTTCTATGATGAGTGAATTAGGTCGTGAGACTGTATCCGCTTATGCTGCAGCAAAGGGTGGTCTTAAGATGTTAACTAAGAACATTGCATCTGAATATGGTGAATTCAACATTCAGTGTAATGGTATTGGACCTGGATACATCGCTACTCCTCAGACAGCTCCTCTTCGTGAAGATGGTCATCCATTCAACAACTTTATTATCTCAAAGACTCCAGCTGCTCGTTGGGGTGAGCCAGAAGATTTAGCTGGTCCATCTGTATTCTTAGCTTCTGATGCATCTGACTTCGTAAATGGTCACATCCTTTACGTAGACGGTGGTATCTTAGCATACATCGGAAAACAGCCTAAGTAA
- a CDS encoding aldose 1-epimerase family protein, with translation MAKIYLENAQLIATFDTKGAELISVKRKNTVLGKVEEQEYLWSADPKYWDRHAPILFPFVGTQKGKQYQYKGVTYPMQQHGFARDQEFIIQEQEDNKILFKLSSNEESIKCYPFEYTLWIGYELEDDTIKTFYRVDNLMDEKMYFAIGAHPGFFCPLIEGTSQEDYSFRFPNTNTITYTIVNFDTGLKRDIPYQIPLVKKGEFGFLKYEKGLFDRDALIIEESGIKEVAICKPDDQPYVVMKFDAPLFGLWSPAGKNAPFVCIEPWYGRCDAEEFDGDLSEKEYINELDQGEQFECRYSMQFLA, from the coding sequence ATGGCAAAAATTTATCTTGAGAATGCACAGTTGATAGCAACCTTTGACACGAAAGGAGCTGAATTAATTTCTGTTAAAAGAAAGAATACGGTATTAGGAAAAGTAGAGGAACAAGAATATCTATGGTCTGCAGATCCGAAGTATTGGGATAGACATGCGCCGATATTATTTCCATTTGTGGGAACACAAAAAGGGAAGCAGTATCAGTATAAGGGAGTTACTTATCCGATGCAACAGCATGGATTTGCAAGGGACCAAGAATTTATAATACAGGAACAAGAAGACAATAAAATATTGTTCAAACTATCCTCCAATGAAGAATCGATAAAGTGTTATCCTTTTGAGTATACTTTATGGATAGGTTATGAGTTAGAAGATGATACGATTAAGACTTTCTATCGTGTTGATAATCTTATGGACGAGAAGATGTATTTTGCAATCGGAGCGCATCCTGGATTTTTCTGCCCATTAATAGAAGGGACATCACAGGAAGATTATTCTTTCCGTTTTCCAAATACCAATACGATTACTTACACTATTGTTAATTTTGATACTGGTTTGAAACGGGATATTCCTTATCAAATTCCTTTAGTTAAAAAGGGAGAATTTGGGTTTCTTAAATATGAAAAAGGATTGTTTGATCGTGATGCTTTAATCATAGAAGAGAGTGGAATTAAGGAAGTTGCGATTTGTAAACCAGATGATCAGCCATACGTTGTTATGAAGTTTGATGCTCCTTTGTTTGGATTATGGTCACCAGCAGGGAAAAATGCACCATTTGTATGTATAGAACCATGGTACGGTAGATGTGATGCAGAAGAGTTTGATGGTGATTTAAGTGAGAAAGAGTATATAAATGAACTTGATCAAGGTGAGCAATTTGAGTGCCGTTACTCTATGCAATTTCTTGCCTAG
- a CDS encoding gamma-glutamyl-gamma-aminobutyrate hydrolase family protein: MKKPVIGILPQYEVETKRIKIEEFYVKAIQKEGGIPILLPLYQEISDIVYLLSEINGVLYPGGPDVSPFYWGEDSAWECRVIQPARDQLEIKLLPYVLALKKPILGICRGLQVINIALGGDIYQDIEHRKSDTMNVGHYQKSRGDVPTHYVNVCKDTLLHNIVKSEKIMVNSYHHQVIRTVAKGLEIAGYSNDGYTEAVTMRDYPFFLGVQWHPEELYEGDETSQFIFRAFIQACQK; encoded by the coding sequence GTGAAAAAACCCGTTATTGGTATCTTACCACAGTATGAAGTAGAAACAAAAAGGATAAAGATAGAGGAGTTCTATGTTAAAGCGATTCAAAAAGAGGGTGGTATTCCAATCCTTCTCCCTTTGTATCAAGAGATTAGTGATATCGTCTATCTCTTATCAGAGATAAATGGGGTATTGTACCCGGGAGGACCAGATGTGAGTCCTTTTTATTGGGGTGAGGATTCTGCCTGGGAATGCAGAGTCATACAACCAGCAAGGGATCAACTAGAGATAAAGTTACTTCCTTATGTACTCGCTTTAAAAAAACCGATATTAGGAATTTGCCGTGGGCTTCAAGTAATTAACATTGCTTTAGGTGGAGATATCTATCAAGACATAGAACACCGGAAATCTGATACTATGAATGTAGGGCATTATCAAAAATCTCGTGGTGATGTTCCAACGCATTATGTAAACGTATGTAAAGATACACTATTACATAATATAGTTAAGTCAGAGAAAATTATGGTTAACAGTTATCATCATCAAGTAATACGTACAGTTGCGAAGGGCTTAGAAATTGCTGGTTATTCGAATGACGGATACACCGAAGCAGTGACGATGAGAGATTATCCTTTTTTTCTAGGGGTTCAATGGCATCCAGAAGAATTATACGAGGGAGACGAGACATCACAGTTTATTTTTCGGGCTTTTATCCAGGCATGTCAAAAATAG
- a CDS encoding elongation factor G, producing the protein METYKYEKIRNVVLLGHGGSGKTTLVEAIAYTTGITNRQGKVEEGNTISDYDKEENKRLFSISTTVVPIIWEDTKINLLDTPGYFDFVGEVEEALLACDAAIIVVSAKSGVEIGTMKAWDYCEKYKLPRMFFVTDMDDDNASFRAVVERLDELYGKKIAPFHSPIRENEKFVGFVNVVKMAGRRFTKLSDYVDCEIPEYSMEYVNKYRESLLDAVAESSEELMEKYFEGEEFTPQEISTALRSSVIDCSIVPVLMGSGLYAQGTRMILEAIEKYFPSPNKGVLTGVNTKTDENFAADYDANKPMTAYVFKTIADPFIGKFSLIKICSGVLKSDSVIYNADKDTEEKLSRLYVLRGKEQIEVKELYAGDIGAIGKLSNTVTGDTLSTKATPIVYARPKLSVPYAYQRFRTKNKGDDDKVSQALQKLMEEDLTLRVVNDKENRQTLLYGIGEQQLDVVVSKMLQRYKVDIEIMKPRVPYRETIRKKVRVQGKYKKQSGGHGQYGDVHIEFEPSGDMDLPYVFEENVFGGVVPKNFFPAVEKGIAESVLKGPLAGYPVVGLKATLVDGSYHPVDSSEMAFKMATIQAFKQGIMEATPILLEPIVTLKVLVPDKFTGDIMGDLNRRRGRVLGMNPLHNGKQEIVADIPLSETFGYATDLRSMTGGIGEYSYEFARYEQAPSDVQQKVIEESEKYANSEEVG; encoded by the coding sequence ATGGAGACTTACAAGTATGAGAAGATTCGTAATGTTGTATTGTTAGGACACGGTGGTAGTGGTAAAACAACCTTAGTGGAAGCTATCGCTTATACAACAGGAATTACGAACCGACAAGGCAAGGTCGAAGAAGGTAATACAATCAGTGACTATGACAAGGAAGAAAATAAACGACTTTTTTCCATTAGTACTACAGTTGTACCGATAATCTGGGAAGACACAAAGATTAATTTACTAGACACGCCAGGTTATTTTGATTTTGTAGGTGAAGTGGAAGAAGCATTACTAGCATGCGATGCGGCAATAATTGTTGTTTCAGCAAAGTCAGGCGTTGAAATCGGTACAATGAAAGCTTGGGATTATTGTGAAAAATATAAACTTCCAAGAATGTTCTTTGTAACAGATATGGATGATGATAACGCAAGTTTTAGAGCAGTAGTAGAACGATTAGATGAACTGTATGGAAAGAAAATAGCACCATTCCACTCACCAATACGTGAGAATGAAAAATTTGTTGGTTTTGTTAATGTTGTAAAGATGGCAGGTCGTAGATTTACAAAGTTAAGTGATTATGTAGATTGCGAAATTCCAGAATACTCTATGGAATATGTAAATAAATACCGTGAATCATTGTTAGACGCGGTGGCAGAATCCAGTGAAGAGTTAATGGAAAAGTATTTTGAAGGAGAAGAATTCACACCTCAAGAAATATCTACAGCTCTTCGCAGTAGCGTGATTGACTGTAGTATTGTACCGGTACTTATGGGTTCTGGTTTATATGCTCAAGGTACTAGAATGATACTAGAAGCAATTGAAAAGTATTTTCCTTCGCCAAATAAGGGAGTGCTTACTGGTGTAAATACGAAAACAGATGAAAACTTTGCAGCGGATTATGATGCAAATAAACCAATGACTGCCTATGTTTTTAAAACCATTGCAGACCCATTTATCGGTAAATTCTCATTAATTAAAATATGTTCGGGAGTACTAAAGTCAGACTCAGTAATCTATAACGCTGATAAAGATACCGAAGAAAAATTGTCAAGACTTTATGTATTGCGTGGAAAAGAACAAATTGAAGTTAAGGAGTTGTATGCAGGAGATATTGGTGCCATCGGTAAGTTATCCAATACAGTAACCGGTGATACTCTCTCAACGAAAGCTACTCCGATCGTTTATGCACGTCCGAAATTATCAGTACCATATGCTTATCAAAGATTCAGAACTAAGAACAAAGGAGATGACGATAAGGTTTCCCAAGCGCTGCAAAAGTTAATGGAAGAAGATTTGACCTTACGTGTTGTAAATGATAAAGAAAATCGTCAGACTCTATTATATGGTATTGGAGAACAGCAATTAGATGTAGTAGTAAGTAAAATGTTACAACGCTACAAAGTAGATATAGAGATTATGAAGCCAAGAGTTCCTTATCGTGAGACGATTCGTAAAAAAGTACGAGTACAGGGAAAATATAAGAAACAATCCGGTGGTCATGGTCAATATGGTGATGTTCATATTGAATTCGAACCATCTGGTGATATGGACCTTCCTTATGTGTTTGAAGAAAATGTATTTGGTGGGGTTGTTCCTAAAAACTTCTTCCCAGCGGTAGAAAAAGGTATTGCGGAAAGTGTATTAAAGGGGCCTCTGGCAGGATATCCAGTTGTTGGTTTAAAGGCTACTTTAGTAGATGGTTCCTATCATCCTGTAGATTCTTCAGAAATGGCATTTAAGATGGCAACGATTCAGGCTTTTAAGCAAGGAATTATGGAGGCTACACCAATCTTACTCGAGCCAATTGTTACCTTAAAGGTATTAGTACCAGATAAATTTACAGGTGATATTATGGGCGACTTAAACCGGAGACGAGGCAGAGTATTAGGTATGAATCCTCTTCATAATGGAAAACAGGAAATCGTAGCAGATATACCACTTTCTGAGACCTTTGGTTATGCTACGGATTTACGTTCCATGACTGGTGGTATTGGCGAATACTCTTATGAATTTGCAAGATACGAACAAGCTCCTAGCGATGTTCAACAGAAAGTTATTGAGGAATCTGAAAAATATGCAAATTCAGAAGAAGTTGGTTAA
- the aroF gene encoding 3-deoxy-7-phosphoheptulonate synthase — protein MIIVMKPNAKKESIDNILRLIKEKGLDVHISAGKEVTIIGVIGDKSKLSCCNLEIAEDVDHILPVTESYKLANKKFHPEPTIVKVGNTTIGGDELCVMSGPCAVESAHQVLETAIAIKKSGATILRGGAYKPRTSPYSFQGLEEEGLKYMKEAREATGLAVVCEVTSLAAIEAAVKYVDMLQIGARNMQNFYLLKEAGKTGLPVLLKRGLAATIEDWLNASEYIISEGNPNVVLCERGIRTFETATRNTLDISAVPVIKHKSHLPIIVDPSHATGVRRYIAPLAKCAIAAGADGLMIETHPDPATALSDGPQSLTFDQFDELCNELRPYAKLAGKRF, from the coding sequence ATGATAATCGTTATGAAGCCAAATGCAAAAAAGGAGTCAATTGACAATATATTGAGACTGATTAAAGAAAAAGGACTTGATGTGCATATCTCGGCTGGGAAAGAAGTCACCATTATTGGTGTCATTGGAGATAAAAGTAAATTATCTTGCTGTAATCTTGAGATTGCAGAAGATGTTGATCATATTTTACCTGTGACCGAGTCCTATAAGTTAGCAAATAAAAAATTTCATCCGGAACCAACTATTGTTAAAGTTGGTAATACAACCATTGGTGGCGATGAACTTTGTGTTATGTCTGGTCCATGTGCAGTGGAAAGTGCACATCAGGTTCTCGAAACAGCTATTGCAATTAAAAAGTCAGGTGCAACTATCTTAAGAGGTGGTGCATACAAACCAAGAACTTCCCCTTACTCATTCCAAGGTCTTGAGGAGGAAGGCCTAAAGTATATGAAGGAAGCAAGAGAAGCTACAGGTCTAGCAGTAGTTTGTGAGGTTACTAGTCTTGCAGCGATTGAAGCCGCAGTAAAATATGTTGATATGTTACAAATTGGAGCAAGAAATATGCAAAACTTTTATTTACTAAAAGAAGCTGGTAAAACTGGTTTACCTGTTCTTTTAAAACGTGGTCTTGCTGCAACAATTGAAGATTGGTTAAACGCTTCTGAGTACATTATATCGGAAGGTAATCCAAATGTAGTCTTATGTGAGCGAGGTATACGTACCTTTGAAACCGCAACAAGAAATACTTTAGATATTAGTGCGGTTCCTGTTATTAAGCACAAGAGTCACCTGCCAATCATTGTGGATCCAAGTCATGCAACCGGAGTTAGACGTTATATCGCTCCTCTTGCAAAATGTGCGATTGCTGCAGGTGCTGATGGATTAATGATTGAAACACATCCAGATCCAGCTACTGCACTTTCTGATGGGCCACAGTCATTAACCTTTGATCAATTCGATGAACTTTGCAATGAATTACGTCCATACGCTAAGTTGGCAGGAAAACGCTTCTAG
- a CDS encoding prephenate dehydrogenase codes for MKHLCIGFIGLGLIGGSIAKALRANHYPCTIVAYEKEDSVSSENLRIALSDGTINNIGHDLSVDFSNCDIIFLCAPIRVNLSYLPQLKACIKDTCVLTDVGSVKSIMHTAIASFGLDKQFIGGHPMTGSEKSGYLNSSELLLENAYYILTPSDKVEKKQVTMFTNIVKRINAIPIVLDPKDHDNITADISHVPHIIAAELVNLVKESDDPSEKRKLLAAGGFKDITRIASSSPIMWQNICLTNKDSIIHSLKKFQSNLDQVITALEEQDSEYLYQIFESAGIYRNQIPNSKGIIHRIYELYIDITDEPGAIAIIATLLGSNGVSIKNIGIIHNREFEQGVLRIELYSEEALLKAKKSLQSHNYVLYERT; via the coding sequence ATGAAACATTTATGCATAGGATTTATAGGTCTTGGTTTGATTGGTGGATCCATCGCTAAGGCCTTACGGGCTAATCATTACCCTTGTACCATCGTTGCATATGAAAAAGAAGATAGTGTATCTTCTGAAAACTTACGAATTGCTTTATCCGATGGAACAATTAATAACATAGGCCATGACTTAAGCGTGGATTTTTCTAATTGTGATATCATTTTTTTATGTGCACCAATTAGGGTAAATCTATCCTACCTGCCACAATTAAAGGCATGTATCAAAGATACTTGTGTCCTAACTGATGTGGGAAGTGTGAAATCAATCATGCATACTGCTATCGCAAGTTTTGGATTAGATAAGCAGTTTATTGGTGGACATCCAATGACTGGCTCTGAAAAAAGTGGTTACCTAAATTCTAGTGAGTTACTGTTAGAAAATGCTTACTATATTCTCACTCCATCAGATAAAGTAGAAAAAAAACAGGTAACAATGTTTACCAATATCGTAAAACGAATCAATGCGATACCGATCGTACTAGATCCTAAAGATCATGATAACATTACTGCGGATATTAGTCATGTTCCGCACATTATTGCTGCGGAACTTGTTAATCTTGTAAAAGAGTCGGATGATCCAAGTGAAAAACGTAAATTACTAGCTGCCGGCGGTTTTAAGGATATCACTAGAATTGCCTCTTCCTCCCCAATCATGTGGCAAAATATTTGCCTTACGAATAAAGACAGTATAATACATAGTCTAAAGAAGTTTCAGAGTAATTTAGATCAAGTAATCACTGCTTTAGAAGAACAGGATTCTGAATATCTCTATCAGATTTTTGAGTCTGCTGGCATCTATCGTAATCAAATTCCAAACTCCAAAGGTATCATTCATCGTATTTACGAATTGTATATTGATATTACTGACGAACCAGGAGCGATTGCCATCATTGCTACCCTGCTTGGAAGCAATGGCGTCAGCATAAAAAATATTGGTATTATACACAACCGCGAATTTGAACAAGGAGTTCTACGTATTGAACTCTATTCAGAGGAAGCCTTATTGAAAGCAAAGAAATCCTTACAATCTCATAATTATGTGTTATATGAACGCACTTAG